Proteins from a single region of Amblyomma americanum isolate KBUSLIRL-KWMA chromosome 10, ASM5285725v1, whole genome shotgun sequence:
- the LOC144107659 gene encoding uncharacterized protein LOC144107659 isoform X1, with product MRVLHFALSFDAVVEHSNPPAAPSNGHASAGPTGTMVALAPSTHFRVHYVPLWRVKLEPVEQQNSQQAEKHASPSVAGTVMSRSVAPAHDSGDRKPGHLQNEPSSDGINTLGEEDSSSKKESPYKCAVCPKSFQEPAMLASHLTVLRTEEKRHKCHLCTKSFHKGRDLRTHLLGHEGRKPFHCHLCPAKFVARNYLADHLQRHKSTKRFKCDLCPKSFLRPGHLAQHIARYHACASEDTVGDCKVIVKRLLSDSQASM from the exons ATGCGAGTCCTTCACTTTGCACTATCTTTTGATGCAGTCGTGGAACATTCGAATCCTCCAGCAGCACCATCCAATGGACATGCCAGTGCCGGTCCGACTGGCACTATGGTTGCTTTGGCACCTTCCACCCACTTCCGCGTCCACTACGTGCCTCTCTGGCGTGTGAAGCTGGAGCCGGTCGAGCAACAAAACAGCCAG CAGGCTGAGAAACATGCAAGCCCATCTGTTGCTGGGACAGTCATGAGCAGGTCAGTGGCACCAGCTCATGACTCAGGGGACAGGAAACCAGGGCACCTCCAGAACGAGCCCAGTAGCGATGGCATAAACACACTGGGTGAGgaggacagcagcagcaaaaaggaGTCCCCGTACAAGTGCGCCGTGTGCCCGAAGTCGTTCCAGGAACCCGCCATGCTTGCCTCCCACCTAACTGTACTCCGGACGGAGGAGAAGCGCCACAAGTGCCACCTCTGCACCAAGAGCTTCCACAAGGGCCGGGACCTTCGCACCCACCTGCTGGGGCACGAGGGCCGCAAGCCTTTTCATTGCCACCTATGCCCGGCGAAATTTGTGGCCCGCAACTACCTAGCCGACCACCTGCAGAGGCACAAGAGCACCAAGCGCTTTAAGTGCGACCTCTGCCCCAAGTCCTTTTTGAGGCCCGGCCACCTTGCCCAGCACATAGCCCGCTACCATGCTTGTGCATCTGAAGACACTGTTGGTGACTGTAAAGTGATCGTCAAGCGACTGTTAAGCGACAGTCAAGCGAGTATGTAG
- the LOC144107659 gene encoding uncharacterized protein LOC144107659 isoform X2 has protein sequence MRVLHFALSFDAVVEHSNPPAAPSNGHASAGPTGTMVALAPSTHFRVHYVPLWRVKLEPVEQQNSQAEKHASPSVAGTVMSRSVAPAHDSGDRKPGHLQNEPSSDGINTLGEEDSSSKKESPYKCAVCPKSFQEPAMLASHLTVLRTEEKRHKCHLCTKSFHKGRDLRTHLLGHEGRKPFHCHLCPAKFVARNYLADHLQRHKSTKRFKCDLCPKSFLRPGHLAQHIARYHACASEDTVGDCKVIVKRLLSDSQASM, from the exons ATGCGAGTCCTTCACTTTGCACTATCTTTTGATGCAGTCGTGGAACATTCGAATCCTCCAGCAGCACCATCCAATGGACATGCCAGTGCCGGTCCGACTGGCACTATGGTTGCTTTGGCACCTTCCACCCACTTCCGCGTCCACTACGTGCCTCTCTGGCGTGTGAAGCTGGAGCCGGTCGAGCAACAAAACAGCCAG GCTGAGAAACATGCAAGCCCATCTGTTGCTGGGACAGTCATGAGCAGGTCAGTGGCACCAGCTCATGACTCAGGGGACAGGAAACCAGGGCACCTCCAGAACGAGCCCAGTAGCGATGGCATAAACACACTGGGTGAGgaggacagcagcagcaaaaaggaGTCCCCGTACAAGTGCGCCGTGTGCCCGAAGTCGTTCCAGGAACCCGCCATGCTTGCCTCCCACCTAACTGTACTCCGGACGGAGGAGAAGCGCCACAAGTGCCACCTCTGCACCAAGAGCTTCCACAAGGGCCGGGACCTTCGCACCCACCTGCTGGGGCACGAGGGCCGCAAGCCTTTTCATTGCCACCTATGCCCGGCGAAATTTGTGGCCCGCAACTACCTAGCCGACCACCTGCAGAGGCACAAGAGCACCAAGCGCTTTAAGTGCGACCTCTGCCCCAAGTCCTTTTTGAGGCCCGGCCACCTTGCCCAGCACATAGCCCGCTACCATGCTTGTGCATCTGAAGACACTGTTGGTGACTGTAAAGTGATCGTCAAGCGACTGTTAAGCGACAGTCAAGCGAGTATGTAG
- the LOC144107660 gene encoding uncharacterized protein LOC144107660 isoform X1, whose protein sequence is MHRFYCSQSYNCVRLARVRLALLQNGRHCKNLLFFLAGWEPAPLTFSEGMDQVSQGHHGGRSELVRHLMPKATAENSIALEQSDFVNPGEELRRKWQGAGHPDSSTVHQQPPQQEQSSAVAVRFLKRRWPCHLCPIVCSTEFNLSNHMRRHAARKRHACPVCPITCSTEFNLANHMRTHTGEKPFKCEVCPMAFAAKGTLVNHMRTHTGERPFQCTFCNKRFTRKFVLRDHINYRHAAESSLPS, encoded by the coding sequence ATGCACCGTTTTTATTGCTCGCAGTCCTACAACTGTGTGCGCTTGGCCAGAGTAAGGCTGGCATTGTTACAAAATGGAAGGCATTGCAAAAATCTTTTATTTTTCCTTGCAGGCTGGGAACCAGCACCCCTCACGTTCTCCGAAGGTATGGACCAAGTGAGCCAAGGTCACCATGGTGGCCGCAGCGAACTGGTTCGGCACCTCATGCCCAAAGCCACTGCAGAGAACAGCATTGCGTTGGAACAGAGCGACTTCGTGAACCCTGGCGAAGAGCTCCGACGGAAGTGGCAGGGGGCAGGCCATCCAGACTCTTCAACTGTGCATCAACAACCTCCGCAGCAGGAACAGTCTTCAGCAGTGGCAGTGCGTTTTCTGAAGCGGCGCTGGCCATGCCACCTGTGTCCCATTGTGTGCAGCACTGAGTTCAACCTGTCAAACCACATGCGGAGGCATGCGGCCCGCAAGCGGCACGCATGCCCCGTCTGCCCCATAACATGCAGCACAGAGTTCAACCTGGCCaaccacatgcgcacacacacggGCGAGAAGCCCTTCAAGTGCGAGGTGTGCCCCATGGCGTTTGCTGCCAAGGGTACCCTGGTGAACCACATGCGGACGCACACAGGTGAACGGCCCTTCCAGTGCACCTTCTGCAACAAGCGCTTCACACGCAAGTTTGTGCTTCGCGACCACATCAACTACCGCCATGCGGCTGAGAGCAGCCTGCCATCTTGA
- the LOC144107660 gene encoding uncharacterized protein LOC144107660 isoform X2, translating into MDQVSQGHHGGRSELVRHLMPKATAENSIALEQSDFVNPGEELRRKWQGAGHPDSSTVHQQPPQQEQSSAVAVRFLKRRWPCHLCPIVCSTEFNLSNHMRRHAARKRHACPVCPITCSTEFNLANHMRTHTGEKPFKCEVCPMAFAAKGTLVNHMRTHTGERPFQCTFCNKRFTRKFVLRDHINYRHAAESSLPS; encoded by the coding sequence ATGGACCAAGTGAGCCAAGGTCACCATGGTGGCCGCAGCGAACTGGTTCGGCACCTCATGCCCAAAGCCACTGCAGAGAACAGCATTGCGTTGGAACAGAGCGACTTCGTGAACCCTGGCGAAGAGCTCCGACGGAAGTGGCAGGGGGCAGGCCATCCAGACTCTTCAACTGTGCATCAACAACCTCCGCAGCAGGAACAGTCTTCAGCAGTGGCAGTGCGTTTTCTGAAGCGGCGCTGGCCATGCCACCTGTGTCCCATTGTGTGCAGCACTGAGTTCAACCTGTCAAACCACATGCGGAGGCATGCGGCCCGCAAGCGGCACGCATGCCCCGTCTGCCCCATAACATGCAGCACAGAGTTCAACCTGGCCaaccacatgcgcacacacacggGCGAGAAGCCCTTCAAGTGCGAGGTGTGCCCCATGGCGTTTGCTGCCAAGGGTACCCTGGTGAACCACATGCGGACGCACACAGGTGAACGGCCCTTCCAGTGCACCTTCTGCAACAAGCGCTTCACACGCAAGTTTGTGCTTCGCGACCACATCAACTACCGCCATGCGGCTGAGAGCAGCCTGCCATCTTGA